One genomic region from Streptomyces sp. NBC_01431 encodes:
- a CDS encoding ribonuclease domain-containing protein, with protein MTTPHRIAALGGAVAAALALLTGPAVTTASAAPTVTAASVSVQSVGSVCYSALPSEAHDTLDLIAQGGPFPYSQDGVVFTNREQVLPSQSSGYYHEYTVITPGAPTRGARRIVTGEQSQEDYYTADHYATFNLVDFGC; from the coding sequence ATGACAACCCCCCACCGCATCGCAGCCCTGGGTGGCGCCGTCGCCGCCGCCCTCGCCCTCCTCACCGGCCCGGCCGTCACCACCGCGTCGGCCGCCCCCACCGTCACCGCCGCCTCCGTATCCGTGCAGTCGGTCGGCAGCGTCTGTTATTCGGCGCTGCCGTCCGAGGCGCACGACACCCTTGACCTCATCGCCCAGGGCGGCCCGTTCCCGTACTCCCAGGACGGCGTCGTCTTCACCAACCGCGAGCAGGTGCTCCCGAGCCAGAGCAGCGGCTACTACCACGAGTACACCGTGATCACCCCGGGCGCGCCGACGCGCGGCGCCCGCCGGATCGTCACGGGCGAGCAGTCCCAGGAGGACTACTACACCGCCGACCACTACGCCACGTTCAACCTCGTCGACTTCGGCTGCTAG
- a CDS encoding GntR family transcriptional regulator, translated as MSSKSPLYRKVAADLRTAIAAGEYGSGARLPAEDELARRYGVSRGTVRQALAALRVDGLVTSRRGTRRVVLGGATRLQSFAELSSFARWARSLGEEPGGKTVSIEPAAANEEEAHHLQLPVGQRVFKVLRVRTLSGAPVMVERTTYPERIGELVAAMPSDAVSHTDQLELHGVLFTDAQHTIDVVLADADDVRLLDCPAGQALLRERRRSTDPAGAPVEWSQDRYLPGTVAFTVHNSTAASALGRRFGEE; from the coding sequence GTGTCCAGCAAGTCGCCGCTCTACCGGAAGGTGGCCGCGGACCTGCGGACCGCGATAGCGGCGGGTGAGTACGGTTCGGGGGCGCGGCTGCCCGCCGAGGACGAACTCGCCCGCCGATACGGCGTGTCCAGGGGCACGGTCCGCCAGGCACTGGCCGCACTGCGCGTCGACGGTCTGGTGACCTCGCGGCGCGGCACCCGCCGGGTGGTGCTCGGCGGGGCCACCCGTCTGCAGAGCTTCGCGGAGCTGAGCTCGTTCGCCCGCTGGGCGCGCTCGCTCGGCGAGGAGCCGGGCGGCAAGACCGTGTCCATCGAGCCGGCGGCGGCGAACGAGGAGGAGGCACACCACCTCCAACTACCGGTCGGACAGCGGGTGTTCAAGGTGCTGCGGGTGCGCACCCTGTCGGGCGCGCCGGTGATGGTGGAGCGTACGACGTATCCGGAGCGGATCGGCGAGCTGGTGGCCGCGATGCCGTCCGACGCGGTGTCGCACACCGACCAACTGGAGCTGCACGGGGTCCTGTTCACCGACGCCCAGCACACCATCGACGTGGTTCTCGCGGACGCCGACGACGTGCGGCTGCTCGACTGTCCGGCGGGTCAGGCGCTGTTGCGCGAGCGGCGGCGCTCCACCGACCCGGCGGGCGCCCCGGTCGAGTGGTCGCAGGACCGCTATCTGCCGGGGACGGTGGCGTTCACGGTGCACAACTCGACGGCGGCCAGCGCGCTGGGACGCCGGTTCGGCGAGGAGTGA
- a CDS encoding response regulator transcription factor: protein MSITVVIADDQEMVRTGFRMILESRSDIEVLDDVVDGLAALQAVDRLNPDVLLLDIRMPGLDGLEVTRRLAGRDRPRIVICTTFDLDEYVHAALHGGACGFLLKDASPEMLVEAVRAAANGDSLVSPAITVRLLKELARPAQGVRTPSEALTDRERDVVRCLARGATNAEIAGELYVSLSTVKTHLANVQGKLGARNRVEVAAWAWESGLATSPA from the coding sequence ATGTCGATCACAGTGGTCATCGCGGACGACCAGGAAATGGTCCGGACGGGCTTCCGCATGATCCTGGAGAGCCGCTCCGACATCGAGGTCCTGGACGATGTGGTCGACGGGCTCGCCGCCCTCCAAGCGGTCGACCGCCTCAACCCGGACGTGCTGCTCCTCGACATCCGGATGCCCGGCCTCGACGGACTCGAAGTCACCCGCCGCCTGGCCGGCCGCGACCGCCCCCGCATCGTCATCTGCACCACCTTCGACCTCGACGAATACGTCCACGCCGCGCTGCACGGCGGCGCCTGCGGTTTCCTCCTCAAGGACGCCAGCCCCGAAATGCTGGTCGAGGCGGTGCGCGCGGCGGCCAACGGAGACTCCCTGGTCTCACCCGCCATCACCGTCCGGCTCCTGAAGGAACTCGCCCGCCCCGCCCAAGGCGTGCGCACACCCTCGGAGGCCCTCACCGACCGCGAACGCGACGTCGTGCGCTGCCTGGCCCGCGGCGCCACCAACGCCGAGATCGCCGGCGAACTGTACGTCTCGCTGTCCACCGTCAAAACCCACCTCGCCAACGTCCAGGGCAAACTCGGCGCGCGCAACCGCGTGGAGGTCGCCGCCTGGGCCTGGGAGAGCGGGCTCGCCACGAGCCCGGCGTGA
- a CDS encoding SDR family oxidoreductase, with translation MSGLCEGRVVVVTGAGRGLGRAHALAFAEQGARVVVNDLGVGLDGAGVPQTLGSARPGRTPLGGPAQSVVDEIRAAGGEAVAHGGDIATTEGAASLVATALEAFGALHTLVNNAGFLRDRMLVNLDEDDWDAVVRVHLKGHFLPLKHAAAHWRAEAGAGREVVARVVNTSSGAGLLGSVGQGNYSAAKAGIVGLTLVAAAEMGRYGVQVNAIAPAARTRMTERTFADTMAAPGEEGAFDAMAPENVSPLVVWLGSAASGGVTGRVFEVEAGRITVMEGWRPGPTSDKGARWTPREAGEEALKLLAGAAVPGAVYGAREGRG, from the coding sequence ATGAGTGGACTGTGCGAGGGCCGGGTCGTGGTCGTGACCGGTGCGGGGCGGGGCCTTGGCCGGGCCCATGCGCTGGCGTTCGCCGAGCAGGGGGCGCGGGTCGTGGTCAACGACCTGGGGGTCGGGCTCGACGGGGCGGGCGTTCCCCAAACACTCGGCTCCGCCCGTCCGGGGCGGACCCCGCTCGGCGGGCCCGCGCAGTCGGTGGTGGACGAGATCCGCGCCGCGGGCGGCGAGGCGGTCGCGCACGGCGGTGACATCGCCACCACCGAGGGCGCGGCCTCGCTCGTCGCGACGGCGCTGGAAGCGTTCGGTGCGCTGCACACGCTGGTCAACAACGCGGGGTTCCTGCGCGACCGGATGCTGGTGAACCTGGACGAGGACGACTGGGACGCGGTGGTGCGGGTCCACCTCAAGGGGCACTTCCTGCCGCTCAAGCACGCCGCCGCGCACTGGCGGGCCGAAGCCGGGGCGGGCCGCGAGGTGGTGGCGCGGGTGGTCAACACCAGCTCGGGAGCAGGGTTGCTGGGGTCGGTCGGGCAGGGCAACTACAGCGCCGCCAAGGCCGGGATCGTGGGGCTCACGCTGGTGGCGGCGGCCGAGATGGGCCGGTACGGCGTCCAGGTCAACGCCATCGCCCCGGCGGCTCGCACCCGCATGACCGAACGCACCTTCGCGGACACCATGGCCGCGCCGGGCGAGGAGGGGGCCTTCGACGCGATGGCCCCCGAGAACGTCTCACCGCTCGTGGTGTGGCTGGGCTCGGCCGCGAGCGGGGGTGTGACCGGCCGGGTCTTCGAGGTGGAGGCGGGGCGCATCACCGTGATGGAGGGCTGGCGGCCGGGCCCCACCAGCGACAAGGGGGCGAGGTGGACTCCGCGGGAGGCGGGCGAGGAGGCGCTGAAACTGCTCGCCGGGGCGGCGGTGCCGGGCGCGGTGTACGGGGCGCGGGAGGGCCGCGGGTGA
- a CDS encoding HAD family hydrolase, translating into MSGLRAVLFDMDGTLVDTEEAWVEVVEKVAARHGRVLAGENRRAVYGRSVEDTAELLHEFLGAPREELTAELGADFAARVALGAEPRPGALRLLRALRESGVSTALVSASPRAIVRRVATSLDGHRFDAVYGAEDTARTKPAPDPYLAAAAALGADPAHCVAVEDTATGVASAESAGCAVLAVPSVEPIAPAAGRTVLTSLEEADLTLLRSLIGS; encoded by the coding sequence GTGAGCGGGCTGCGGGCGGTCCTGTTCGACATGGACGGCACCCTCGTCGACACCGAGGAGGCCTGGGTCGAGGTCGTCGAGAAGGTCGCGGCCCGCCACGGCCGGGTGCTGGCCGGGGAGAACCGCAGGGCGGTGTACGGGCGCTCCGTCGAGGACACCGCCGAGCTGCTGCACGAGTTCCTCGGCGCGCCGCGCGAGGAACTGACGGCCGAGCTGGGCGCGGACTTCGCGGCCCGCGTCGCGCTGGGCGCCGAGCCCCGGCCGGGCGCGCTCCGACTCCTGCGTGCCCTGCGGGAGTCGGGGGTGTCGACGGCGCTGGTGTCGGCGTCGCCGCGCGCCATCGTGCGCAGGGTCGCGACCTCGCTCGACGGGCACCGCTTCGACGCGGTGTACGGGGCCGAGGACACCGCACGCACCAAGCCCGCCCCCGATCCCTACCTGGCGGCGGCCGCGGCGCTCGGCGCGGACCCGGCGCACTGCGTGGCGGTGGAGGACACCGCGACGGGCGTCGCCTCGGCGGAGTCCGCGGGCTGCGCGGTGCTCGCGGTGCCGTCGGTGGAACCCATCGCGCCCGCCGCGGGCCGCACGGTGCTGACTAGTCTGGAGGAGGCGGACCTCACCTTGCTCCGCTCACTGATCGGCAGTTGA
- a CDS encoding ABC transporter permease, translating to MTLTTTTSTPVAITDVERPTRRRGRRRPGAWLAAAPLLAFVTLAFGVPAFAMLNGALSVDGSYGLGNLSQSLHGAYWTALLGSVKLAATTAALAAVLGLLLAQAVVTSRGKALREAVLTASGVLANFGGVPLAFAFVATLGNAGVLTTKLGLAQHGWSLYSFWGLALTYLYFLIPLMVLTVAPALDGLRPQWREAALNNGAGAWQYWRHVGIPVLLPTLLGGFVLLFGSAFAAYATAASMVGSSVPLVTMQIADALSGNVLVGQENVALALSLDMVIVALLVMAVHLPLQRRSARWLA from the coding sequence ATGACCCTCACCACTACCACCTCAACTCCGGTCGCCATCACGGACGTTGAGCGGCCGACGCGACGCCGGGGCCGCAGGCGTCCCGGCGCCTGGCTCGCCGCGGCTCCGCTGCTCGCCTTCGTGACGCTCGCCTTCGGCGTGCCCGCGTTCGCCATGCTGAACGGCGCGCTGTCCGTCGATGGCTCGTACGGGCTCGGCAATCTCAGCCAGTCGCTGCACGGCGCGTACTGGACCGCCCTGCTCGGCAGCGTGAAGCTCGCGGCCACCACCGCCGCCCTCGCCGCCGTGCTGGGTCTGCTGCTCGCGCAGGCCGTCGTCACCTCGCGCGGCAAGGCGCTGCGCGAGGCCGTGCTCACCGCCTCGGGGGTGCTCGCCAACTTCGGCGGGGTGCCGCTCGCCTTCGCCTTCGTCGCCACCCTCGGCAACGCGGGCGTCCTGACCACCAAGCTGGGTCTGGCCCAGCACGGCTGGAGCCTCTACAGCTTCTGGGGCCTGGCCCTGACCTACCTCTACTTCCTCATCCCGCTGATGGTGCTCACCGTGGCACCGGCGCTCGACGGCCTGCGCCCGCAGTGGCGCGAGGCCGCCCTCAACAACGGGGCGGGCGCCTGGCAGTACTGGCGCCACGTCGGCATCCCGGTGCTGCTTCCCACTCTGCTCGGCGGCTTCGTCCTGCTGTTCGGCAGCGCGTTCGCCGCGTATGCCACGGCCGCCTCGATGGTGGGGAGTTCGGTGCCGCTGGTCACCATGCAGATCGCGGACGCGCTGTCGGGCAACGTGCTGGTCGGCCAGGAGAACGTGGCGCTCGCGCTCAGCCTCGACATGGTGATCGTCGCCCTCCTGGTGATGGCCGTCCATCTGCCCCTGCAACGAAGGAGCGCCCGATGGCTCGCCTGA
- a CDS encoding SDR family oxidoreductase, whose amino-acid sequence MELAGKAVVVTGGTRGVGAGIAKAFLDAGADVIVCARRPPEAAVESGGRKAEFRPLDLRDAEAVRDFFAAVAADHGHLYALVNNAGGTPYRLLGEGEAERHARVIALNLTAPLTASLAARPYLAAAHGSIVMIGSVSGARPSPGTAAYGAAKAGLENLARSMAVEWAPGVRVNTLVLGMVRTELSELHYGDARGVAAVGRTVPLGRLAEPQEVGAAAVFLTGARASYISGASLLVHGGGERPAFLDAANVNKPEGNGR is encoded by the coding sequence ATGGAGCTGGCCGGGAAGGCAGTCGTCGTCACCGGTGGCACCCGGGGCGTCGGCGCGGGCATCGCGAAGGCGTTCCTCGACGCGGGTGCGGACGTGATCGTGTGCGCCCGCAGACCGCCCGAGGCGGCCGTCGAATCCGGCGGCCGGAAAGCCGAGTTCCGCCCGCTCGACCTGCGCGACGCCGAAGCCGTACGGGACTTCTTCGCGGCGGTCGCGGCGGACCACGGGCACCTGTACGCGTTGGTCAACAATGCGGGCGGCACGCCCTACCGGCTGCTCGGCGAGGGCGAGGCGGAACGCCATGCGCGGGTCATCGCCCTGAACCTGACCGCCCCGCTGACGGCTTCGCTGGCAGCCCGGCCGTATCTGGCGGCGGCGCACGGCTCGATCGTGATGATCGGCAGCGTGAGCGGGGCGCGGCCCTCACCCGGCACGGCGGCCTACGGCGCCGCGAAGGCGGGCCTGGAGAACCTCGCCCGTTCGATGGCGGTGGAATGGGCGCCCGGTGTCCGCGTCAACACCCTCGTCCTCGGGATGGTCCGCACCGAACTGAGTGAACTGCACTACGGGGACGCCCGGGGCGTCGCCGCGGTGGGCAGGACCGTGCCGCTGGGCCGGCTCGCCGAGCCCCAGGAGGTCGGCGCCGCCGCCGTCTTCCTCACCGGCGCGCGGGCGTCCTACATCAGCGGCGCCTCCCTCCTCGTCCACGGGGGCGGCGAACGCCCCGCCTTCCTGGACGCGGCCAACGTCAACAAGCCCGAAGGGAACGGAAGATGA
- a CDS encoding sensor histidine kinase, protein MSPLRNWTGRHPRAAATTRLLLAAVLVTLVTYEGVALARQPTAPHAIVWSAGIVVCVCAVPWPSIPLIPRAWTAAAVSWTATGLLFTDRPEIVWGMGEAIALLVLLSSVLLYAPARTAAVLGPLLGLGCTAAPVRDAQPGRFTLLFAVLAVVVGAYSLLMRAQSGQRVRDLEAVRAAERIELARELHDLIAHHVTGIVVQAQAARFTALSGERAAESFARIEESGGEALGAMRRLVRVLREGAAETRPVAGIAQIRSLAEGFSRAGPPAVLYVERGLQERLPGDVAAVAHRVVRESLTNVRKHAANATAVRIGLRTTPGGLEVRVADDGSSAVELAEQARGGGFGLAGLTERVTAMGGHLTAGPAPEGGWQVTAVLPLDTH, encoded by the coding sequence GTGAGCCCGCTGCGCAACTGGACCGGGCGCCATCCGCGCGCCGCCGCCACCACGCGCCTGCTGCTCGCCGCCGTCCTCGTCACCCTCGTCACCTACGAAGGCGTCGCCCTGGCCCGCCAGCCCACCGCGCCGCACGCCATCGTGTGGAGCGCCGGGATCGTGGTCTGCGTCTGCGCGGTGCCCTGGCCGAGTATCCCGCTCATCCCGCGCGCCTGGACCGCGGCTGCCGTCAGCTGGACCGCCACCGGACTGCTCTTCACCGACCGCCCGGAGATCGTCTGGGGCATGGGCGAGGCCATCGCCCTCCTGGTGCTGCTCTCCTCCGTGCTCCTGTACGCCCCCGCCCGCACCGCCGCCGTCCTCGGCCCGCTGCTCGGCCTCGGCTGCACCGCCGCGCCCGTACGCGACGCCCAGCCCGGCCGGTTCACCCTGCTGTTCGCGGTGCTCGCCGTCGTCGTCGGCGCGTACTCGCTGCTGATGCGCGCCCAGTCGGGCCAGCGGGTCCGCGACCTGGAGGCCGTCCGCGCCGCCGAACGCATCGAACTCGCCCGAGAACTCCACGACTTGATCGCCCACCACGTCACCGGAATCGTCGTCCAGGCCCAGGCCGCCCGCTTCACCGCCCTATCCGGCGAACGCGCCGCCGAGTCCTTCGCGCGGATCGAGGAATCGGGCGGCGAGGCGCTCGGCGCGATGCGGCGCCTGGTGCGGGTGCTGCGCGAGGGCGCCGCCGAGACCCGGCCGGTGGCCGGCATCGCCCAAATCCGCTCGCTCGCCGAAGGCTTCTCCCGCGCCGGACCGCCCGCCGTGCTGTACGTGGAGAGGGGCCTTCAGGAGCGGCTGCCCGGCGACGTGGCGGCCGTCGCCCACCGGGTGGTGCGCGAGTCACTGACCAACGTCCGCAAACACGCGGCGAACGCCACCGCCGTACGCATCGGCCTGCGCACCACCCCCGGCGGACTCGAAGTGCGCGTCGCCGACGACGGGTCGAGCGCCGTGGAACTCGCCGAGCAAGCCCGCGGCGGCGGCTTCGGCCTGGCGGGACTGACCGAACGCGTCACCGCCATGGGCGGCCACCTCACCGCGGGCCCCGCACCCGAAGGCGGCTGGCAGGTCACCGCGGTCCTGCCGCTCGACACCCACTAG
- a CDS encoding ABC transporter ATP-binding protein: protein MTTAPPRTGTALTIRGLRRAFGSAVALDGLDLDVAPGELLALLGPSGCGKTTALRVLAGFERPDAGEVLLDGEDIVPVPANRRDTGMVFQSYSLFPHLSAADNVAFGMRMRKVAAPQRRARAAELMELVGLPDHGDRFPHQLSGGQQQRVALARALALQPRLLLLDEPLSALDAKVRVQLREEIRRLQLELGITTVFVTHDQEEALSMADRVAVMRGGRLEQCAAPAELYDRPATAFVASFIGTMNRVPGKITADGLAEVLGVRLPVDGPASGTAFLLRPEALEVTDGGPDTVTGSAFHGASTRLSVRLADGTAVKADLPSHAAGSFGAGARVTVRPRSRPVLAAGEDA, encoded by the coding sequence ATGACCACCGCACCGCCGCGCACCGGCACCGCCCTCACGATCCGGGGGCTTCGCCGCGCCTTCGGGTCCGCCGTGGCCCTGGACGGGCTCGACCTGGATGTGGCGCCGGGTGAACTCCTGGCGCTGCTCGGCCCGTCCGGCTGCGGCAAGACCACCGCGCTGCGGGTCCTCGCGGGCTTCGAGCGCCCCGATGCCGGCGAGGTGCTGCTCGACGGCGAGGACATCGTGCCGGTGCCCGCCAACCGGCGCGACACCGGGATGGTCTTCCAGTCGTACAGCCTCTTCCCGCATCTGAGCGCGGCCGACAACGTGGCGTTCGGCATGCGGATGCGCAAGGTGGCGGCTCCCCAACGCCGGGCCCGCGCGGCCGAGTTGATGGAACTGGTCGGTCTGCCCGACCACGGCGACCGCTTCCCGCACCAGTTGTCCGGCGGCCAGCAGCAGCGCGTGGCGCTCGCCCGCGCGCTCGCCCTGCAACCCCGGCTGCTGCTCCTGGACGAACCGCTGTCCGCGCTTGACGCCAAGGTCCGCGTGCAGCTGCGCGAGGAGATCCGGCGCCTCCAGCTGGAACTCGGCATCACCACCGTCTTCGTCACCCACGACCAGGAGGAAGCCCTCTCGATGGCCGACCGGGTCGCGGTGATGCGCGGCGGCAGGCTCGAACAGTGCGCGGCCCCGGCCGAGTTGTACGACCGTCCCGCGACCGCGTTCGTGGCCTCCTTCATCGGCACCATGAACCGCGTCCCGGGAAAGATCACCGCCGACGGCCTCGCCGAGGTGCTCGGCGTGCGGCTGCCCGTGGACGGCCCGGCGTCCGGCACGGCGTTCCTGCTGCGCCCGGAGGCCCTGGAGGTGACCGACGGCGGGCCCGACACGGTGACCGGCAGCGCCTTCCACGGCGCGAGTACGCGGCTGAGCGTCCGGCTCGCCGACGGCACCGCCGTCAAGGCCGACCTGCCGTCGCACGCCGCGGGCTCCTTCGGCGCGGGCGCCCGCGTCACCGTACGGCCGCGGTCGCGTCCCGTGCTCGCGGCGGGTGAGGACGCGTGA
- a CDS encoding ABC transporter substrate-binding protein, translated as MTAPRIRTAGLAVTLAASALALAACGAKPGPSTAAADAGKGGASPASATSAKDAGGIDALAAAAKKEGTLNAIAIPRDWANYGALIDGFTKKYGVKVSVENPDGTSADEINAVKTRKGQGRAPDVLDLGASFAQSAGEQGLTAPYKVEGFDKIPAAQKDAQGRWFNDYGGYVSIGCDAGRVKVCPTTFADLLKPEYKGQVALNGNPTKSGSAFAGVYAASLANGGSLDNIQPGLDFFAKLKKAGNYNPVESTPATVEKGETPISIDWDYLNAGYTDEFKGKGLDWKTAVPSDGVYAQYYSQAINKDAPHPAAARLWQEYLYSAEGQNLWLKGYARPALMPAMDQDGTLDKAAAAKLPKVAGTPTFPTEAQNTQAKTVLANGWAKAISG; from the coding sequence GTGACCGCCCCACGCATACGCACCGCAGGCCTCGCCGTGACCCTGGCCGCCTCCGCGCTCGCCCTCGCCGCCTGCGGCGCCAAGCCCGGCCCCTCGACCGCCGCGGCCGACGCCGGCAAGGGCGGCGCGAGCCCCGCGTCCGCCACCTCCGCGAAGGACGCGGGCGGCATCGACGCCCTGGCCGCCGCCGCGAAGAAGGAGGGCACGCTCAATGCGATCGCCATCCCGCGCGACTGGGCGAACTACGGCGCGCTCATCGACGGCTTCACCAAGAAGTACGGCGTCAAGGTGTCCGTCGAGAACCCGGACGGCACCAGCGCCGACGAGATCAACGCCGTCAAGACCCGCAAGGGCCAAGGCCGCGCCCCCGACGTCCTCGACCTCGGCGCCTCCTTCGCGCAGTCCGCGGGCGAGCAGGGCCTGACCGCCCCGTACAAGGTCGAGGGCTTCGACAAGATCCCCGCGGCCCAGAAGGACGCGCAGGGCCGCTGGTTCAACGACTACGGCGGCTACGTCTCGATCGGCTGCGACGCGGGGCGCGTCAAGGTGTGCCCGACCACGTTCGCGGACCTCCTCAAGCCCGAGTACAAGGGGCAGGTCGCGCTCAACGGCAACCCCACCAAGTCGGGTTCGGCCTTCGCCGGGGTGTACGCGGCGTCCCTGGCCAACGGCGGCTCGCTCGACAACATCCAGCCCGGCCTGGACTTCTTCGCCAAGCTGAAGAAGGCCGGCAACTACAACCCGGTGGAGTCGACCCCGGCGACCGTGGAGAAGGGCGAGACGCCCATCTCCATCGACTGGGACTACCTGAACGCCGGCTACACCGACGAGTTCAAGGGCAAGGGCCTCGACTGGAAGACCGCCGTGCCCTCCGACGGCGTCTACGCCCAGTACTACTCGCAGGCCATCAACAAGGACGCCCCGCATCCGGCGGCCGCCCGCCTGTGGCAGGAGTACCTGTACTCCGCCGAGGGCCAGAACCTGTGGCTGAAGGGGTACGCCCGCCCGGCGCTCATGCCCGCCATGGACCAGGACGGCACGCTCGACAAGGCCGCCGCCGCCAAGCTCCCGAAGGTCGCCGGCACCCCCACCTTCCCCACCGAGGCGCAGAACACCCAGGCGAAGACGGTCCTCGCCAATGGCTGGGCCAAGGCGATCTCGGGCTGA
- a CDS encoding ABC transporter permease: MARLTHPPRPWRGAVLLVAGAYFLVPLLASFVFTVDVPGTGLTLSSYTQIFAADGFTAALLRSLGLGLCTVALALVLTLPAALAVRLSGSGRLRAVLEVVCTLPLVVPPVALVAGLGTVLKWGPDQLATTPLYETFVAIQKPSFPLILVFAYVVMALPFVYRSLEAGLRAVDVRTLVEAARDLGASWPRALFAVVLPNLRTALLNASFLALALVLGEFTVASLLGFQPFAVWIVQASGSNAQLSVAVSLLSLLLTWGLLLVVTGLARSRGPVKSRKKEAV; this comes from the coding sequence ATGGCTCGCCTGACGCATCCGCCGCGCCCGTGGCGCGGCGCGGTCCTGCTGGTGGCGGGCGCCTACTTCCTGGTCCCGCTGCTCGCCTCTTTCGTGTTCACCGTGGACGTCCCCGGCACGGGCCTCACGCTCTCCTCGTACACCCAGATCTTCGCCGCCGACGGCTTCACCGCCGCGCTGCTGCGGTCGCTGGGTCTCGGTCTGTGCACGGTGGCGCTCGCGCTGGTCCTGACCCTGCCGGCCGCGCTCGCGGTGCGGCTTTCCGGTTCGGGGCGGTTGCGGGCAGTGCTCGAAGTGGTGTGCACGCTGCCGCTGGTGGTGCCGCCGGTGGCACTGGTGGCGGGCCTGGGCACGGTCCTCAAGTGGGGGCCGGACCAGCTCGCCACGACCCCCTTGTACGAGACGTTCGTCGCGATCCAGAAACCGTCCTTCCCGCTGATCCTGGTCTTCGCGTACGTCGTGATGGCACTGCCCTTCGTGTACCGCTCCCTGGAGGCGGGGCTGCGGGCCGTCGATGTGCGCACCCTCGTCGAGGCCGCCCGCGACCTCGGCGCCTCCTGGCCGCGCGCCCTGTTCGCCGTCGTCCTGCCCAATCTGCGTACCGCACTGCTCAACGCCTCGTTCCTGGCGCTCGCGCTGGTGCTCGGCGAGTTCACCGTGGCCTCGCTGCTCGGGTTCCAGCCGTTCGCGGTGTGGATCGTGCAGGCGTCCGGCTCCAACGCCCAGTTGTCGGTGGCGGTCTCGCTGCTCAGCCTGCTGCTGACGTGGGGGCTACTGCTCGTGGTGACGGGCCTGGCCCGCTCGCGCGGCCCCGTCAAGTCTCGTAAGAAGGAAGCCGTTTGA